Below is a window of Vicinamibacterales bacterium DNA.
CAGGGCATCTGGACCGTGCTGGCGTCCGTCATGACCAACGATCTCGACCGGACCCGCACCGAGCTCGCCGTCGACAGGATTGCCTACAACACCGGATTGAACGAGAACGCCTTCAGCCGCCGCGAGCTGGAAGGCGCCGCCAGATGAGCCGCCGCCTCGCCGAGTTCCTCTGGCGCTGGCGGTTCCAGCTTTCGGCCGTCGTCGTGCTTGGCGCGATCGCGTCCGCGCCGCGCGCGAACATCACCCACATCGACAACGACATCAGCGCCTGGTTCGCCGCCAGCGATCCGGTCTATCGCGATTACGAGCGGTTCCGCGATGAGTTCGGCGGCAGCCGCACGCTGATCGTGGCGCTGAAGGCCGAGTCGGCGGATCGCCTCTTCTCGCGCGACACCCTCGACTTCATCCGCCGGGTGACCGGCGACATCGAGCGCGTCGACACCGTCGAGCGCGTCGCCAGCCTCGCCACCGCGACCACCGTCGAAGCGACGGAGGCCGGCGGCGACAGCGGCCTCGACGTCCGGCGCCTGATCGACGGCACCCGCGAGCAGACGCCTGACGACGTCCGGCGCCGGGCCATGAAGGACGATCTGCTCCGCGGCGATCTGGTGTCGGATGACGGCACGGTGACGGCGCTGGTCGTCAGCTTCGACGAGCGGCGCATCGACGAGGTCCGCGGCGGCGTGATCCAGCGCATTCACGAGCTGGTCGATCCCAGGCTGCCGGCGGGCGTGGCCGCGTATTACAACGGCAGCCTCGAGATCAGCGAAACCTACAACCGCATCACCCTCGCGAACCAGCGGACCTTCACGCCGCCGATCTTCCTGATCACGCTGATCGCGGTGTTCCTCTCGTTCCGCTCGTGGCGCAAGATGCTGCTGACGATCGTCGCCGTCGGCATCAGCGTGCTCTGGACGCTCGGCCTCTACTCGCTGCTCGGCTACACCTACAACGTCCTCGCCAGCATGCTGGTGCCGCTCATCGTGGTGCTCGCCATTGCCGACGACGTGCACATCATGCAGCACTGGGACGAGGAGCGGCGGCGCGGATCGGCGGAAGAGGCGTTCAAGGCCACGGTCGCGCACCTCGCCGCGCCGCTTCTCGGCGCGAGCGGCACCACCGCGCTCGGGATGCTCTCCCTTGCCACCAGCAACGTCGTCGCGGTCCGCTCGTTCGGCGTCGGCTCCGCGATCGGCATCATGGTGGACTTCATGATCTCGATCGTGTTCGTGCCGACCGTGCTCAGCCTGATGAAGCCGGAAGTGCGGGAGACGCCGCACGAGCGATACCTGATCGGACCGATGCGCGGGATCGCCCGCTTCTCGACCGCCCACCCGGGGCGGGTGCTGGCCGTGACGGCGGTGCTGCTCATCGTCGCCTCCCTCGGGATGCGCCAGCTGCGCGTCGACACGAATCACATCAACTTCTTCAGCCGGAACCACCCGCTCGGGCAGTCGGCGCGGGTGATCGACGATCAGCTCTCGGGCATCTACAGCTTCCAGATCCTGCTCGAAGGGCCGGCGGAATCGCTGTCCGATCCCGCCAACCTGCAGCGGATGGACCGGCTCGCCGGGGAGCTGCGGCAGTTCCCGAACGTGAAGAAGGTCCGATCCGCCGCCGACTACGTGAAGCGCGTCAACATGGAGCTGCGCGGCGGAGACGCGGCGGCGAGCGTGATTCCCTCCGACCGGGCGACGGTGGCCCAGGAGCTCTTCGTGTTCGCGCTCGGCGACGAAGGACGCCGCGAGCTGGACCGCGTGCTGGCGTCCGATTTCTCGCGCGCCCAAATCGACGTGAAGCTGCGCTCGATGAGCTCCGACACCGTCCTCGAGCTGATCGAGAAGAGCGACGCGCTCGCGGCCCGTACCTTCGCCGGCACCGGCGTGAAGGCCACCACCACAGGTTCCGGACGCCTGTTCAGCACGCTGGATCACTACCTCGTCGTCTCGCAGA
It encodes the following:
- a CDS encoding MMPL family transporter; this translates as MSRRLAEFLWRWRFQLSAVVVLGAIASAPRANITHIDNDISAWFAASDPVYRDYERFRDEFGGSRTLIVALKAESADRLFSRDTLDFIRRVTGDIERVDTVERVASLATATTVEATEAGGDSGLDVRRLIDGTREQTPDDVRRRAMKDDLLRGDLVSDDGTVTALVVSFDERRIDEVRGGVIQRIHELVDPRLPAGVAAYYNGSLEISETYNRITLANQRTFTPPIFLITLIAVFLSFRSWRKMLLTIVAVGISVLWTLGLYSLLGYTYNVLASMLVPLIVVLAIADDVHIMQHWDEERRRGSAEEAFKATVAHLAAPLLGASGTTALGMLSLATSNVVAVRSFGVGSAIGIMVDFMISIVFVPTVLSLMKPEVRETPHERYLIGPMRGIARFSTAHPGRVLAVTAVLLIVASLGMRQLRVDTNHINFFSRNHPLGQSARVIDDQLSGIYSFQILLEGPAESLSDPANLQRMDRLAGELRQFPNVKKVRSAADYVKRVNMELRGGDAAASVIPSDRATVAQELFVFALGDEGRRELDRVLASDFSRAQIDVKLRSMSSDTVLELIEKSDALAARTFAGTGVKATTTGSGRLFSTLDHYLVVSQISSFGTAFFTVFAVIFIVFRSARFGLLTIAPNVLPVLAVLGVMGYLGISMNIATVMVASVALGVVDDDTIHFINRYRREVAAGASTDAAIEAATVHEGRASLTTAIINSLGFGVLLLSEYKPTAWFGGLLGLTMAVAFLAEVFILPATIKLLPRVFGADALRRIRPRLAA